In one window of Tubulanus polymorphus chromosome 3, tnTubPoly1.2, whole genome shotgun sequence DNA:
- the LOC141902152 gene encoding uncharacterized protein LOC141902152, giving the protein MSRIDYGNSLLCGLPSSSLLPLQGVQNMAARVISRRRKYDHISPVPQELHWLPIQSRTEYKVICLVHRALYQDASLSVGHVEIGGRQNTVMCHRSLVVPRTNNRYGDRSFSHKGPLLWNSLPVGIRNIEDVTCFRKA; this is encoded by the coding sequence ATGTCCCGCATTGACTATGGCAATTCATTGCTGTGTGGACTACCGTCCAGTTCTCTTCTACCCTTACAAGGGGTACAAAATATGGCTGCTAGAGTGATTAGTCGGCGCAGAAAGTATGACCACATATCACCTGTCCCTCAGGAGCTTCACTGGCTACCAATCCAGTCTCGCACTGAATATAAAGTTATCTGTCTTGTACATCGTGCGTTGTACCAAGATGCCAGTTTATCTGTCGGACATGTTGAAATTGGTGGAAGGCAGAACACGGTCATGTGTCACCGGAGCCTAGTTGTACCGCGTACCAACAATAGATATGGCGATCGGTCCTTTTCTCATAAAGGTCCATTATTGTGGAACAGTCTACCAGTCGGAATCAGGAACATTGAAGATGTGACCTGCTTTCGAAAAGCTTAG